The genomic DNA ATGGAAACAAACTTAATTGCGGAAGCAGTAAAGTTTATGGCATTAGGTATGGGAATAGTGTTTATATTCCTAATAGTAATGATCTATGCTTTAAAACTGCAAGCAAAAATAATAGGGAAGTATTTTCCAGAGAAAAGTACGCCAGTACCTACAAAGCCTACAAGAACTACAGGGGCTGAAAAATCGAACGAAACTGCAAAGATAGCGGCTGTAGTAGCAGCTGTTCAACATCATAAAAATCTAAAAGGTTAAATTAAATGTCAAAAAAATATATTGATGTTATGGATACTACATTTAGAGATGGATTCCAGTCTGTCTTTGGAGGTAGAGTTTTAATGGAAGATTTTTTT from Arcobacter sp. F155 includes the following:
- a CDS encoding OadG family protein; the encoded protein is METNLIAEAVKFMALGMGIVFIFLIVMIYALKLQAKIIGKYFPEKSTPVPTKPTRTTGAEKSNETAKIAAVVAAVQHHKNLKG